CACATCAAGATCGCCGCCAGCCCGGCGCAGATGCGCGCAACCCGCATCGCCATGGGCGAGGCCGACGCGCTGATCGGCTGCGATCTGGTGGTGGCGGCGGGTGACGAGGCGCTCTCGCGCCTGAACGTCGGCGCGGCCGTGGCGGTGACGGACACGACGGTTGTGCCGACCTCGGCCTTCTCGGCCAACCCGGACTGGCAGCTGAACGGGGCCGAGCAGGTCGAACGCCTCACCCGCCTGCTGGGCACCCGCGCGCAGGCGATGGACGCGCAGGCGCTGGCCGAGGCGGTGATGGGCGATCGTGTCTTTGCCAATATGGTGCTGATGGGCGCGGCCTGGCAGCAGGGGGGCATCCCGCTCTCGCTGGCCGCCATCCACCGTGCGATCGAACTGAACGGCGTGGCCGTGGCGGCGAACCTGAAAGCCTTCGATCTGGGCCGCATCGCGCAGGCTGAGCCCGAGGCCGCTGCGGCCCTCATGGGCAAGGGCGCGCCAGTGGATCTGGCCGCGCACCGCGAAGTGCCGTTGGCCGATCTCATCCAGCGCCGCACCGTCGATCTGACCGCTTATCAGGATGCCGCCTTCGCCGCCCGCTACACCGCCATGCTCGACAAGGTGCAGGCGGCGGGGCTTCCCGAAGCCGCCATCCGCGCCGTGGCCAAGGGCTACTATAAGCTGATGGCCGTGAAGGACGAATGGGAGGTTGCGCGGCTCTACACAAGGCCTGCGTTCCGCGCCGAACTGGATGCGGCTTTCGACGGCGAGAAGGAGCTGACTTTCTACTTCGGCGCATGGCCCTTCGGCGGCACTGATCCCAAGACGGGCAATCCGGTGAAAGGCGCCGTGAAGGGGCGCACCGCGCTGCGGGCGTTTGCCTTGCTGAACCGTCTGCGCCGCTTGCGCGGCACCCGGTTTGATCCGTTCCGCAACAGCGAGGAGGCCCGGCTGGGGCGCGACCTGCTGGCGCTCTATGAGGACGACATCGCCTTCGCGCTCAGCCATTGGTCGCCTGCCTCTGCCGAGACCCTGAGCGAGCTTCTCGATCTGCCCGAACACATCCGCGGCTACGGACATGTGCGCGCGCGCCACGCGGAGGCGGCGGCCAAGCGCCGCGCCGAGCTGCGCGCCCGCGTACTCGATCCCGAAACCGCCGCTGCCTGACAAAGGACCAACCTATGAAACTGCGTTCTGACAAGGTCACCCAGGGTGACATCAATACCGGTGTGCGCGCGCTCTGGCGGGCCACGGGCACCGGCGAGGGCGATTTCGGCAAGCCGATCATCGGCATCGCCAACAGCTTCACCGAGATGGTGCCGGGCCATGTGCACCTGCAGCCGCTGGGGCGGCTTGTCGCGAAAGAGATCAAGGCCGCCGGTGGTGTGGCCAAGGAGTTCAACACCATCGCCGTGGATGACGGCATCGCCATGGGCCACGAGGGCATGATGTATTCGCTGCCCTCCCGCGAGCTGATCGCGGACGCAGTGGAATACATGGCCAACGCCCATGCCATCGACGCGCTGATCTGCCTGAGCAATTGCGACAAGATCACCCCGGCGATGCTGATGGCCGCCAACCGGCTGAACATCCCGACGATCTTCGTCTCCGGCGGGCCGATGGAAAGCGGCCAGATGCAGTATCGCGGCAAGCTCAAGCGCATCGACGCGATCGACACGATCTACGTGGCCGGGGCCGCCGATGCCACCCGCGAGGAGATCCAGACCGTCGAGGAAAATGCCTGCCCCACCTGCGGCTCCTGCGCGCTGATGGGGACGGCGAACTCGATGAACTGCCTGACCGAGAGCCTTGGGATCGCGCTGCCGGGCAACGGCACCATCGTCGCCACCCACACCGACCGCAAGCAGCTCTTCGTGGACGCCGCCCACCGCATCGTGGCGATGGCGAAGGCCCATTACGGCGAAGGCGATACAAGCGTTCTGCCGCGCTCGATCTGCTCGCGCGAAGGGCTTGAGAACGCCGTGCGCGTCTCCATGGCCATCGGCGGCTCCACCAACACGATCCTGCATCTGCTCGCCATCGCGCAGGAAAGCGGCGTGCCCTTCACCATCGACGATTTCGACCGCATCAGCCGCGAAACCCCCTGCCTGTGCAAGGTCTCGCCCACTGCCGAGGAGGTCTTCATCGAAGACATGCACCGCGCCGGCGGTGTGATGGGCGTGGTGGCAGAGCTGAACCGCGCCGGGCTTCTGCACAAGGATCAGCCGACCGCGCAGGGCTGCTCCATCGGAGAACTCGCCGCGCGCTGGGACATCTGCAACCCGGAAAACCTTGAAGCCCGCCGCCTCTATAGCGCTGGCCCCGGCGGCATCCGCTCCATCGCGGCCTTCTCGCAGTCCAGCCGCTTCGGCGAGTCGGACGGCAACCGCGAGACCGGTGTGATCCGCGATGCCGATCACGCCTTCACCAAGGAGGGCGGGCTGGCCGTGCTGCGCGGCAATCTCGCGCCGGACTCCTGCGTGGTGAAAAGCGCGGGCGTGCCGGAGAAGATCATGCAGTTCCGGGGCACGGCCATCGTAACCGAAAGCATGGAAGAGGCTTTGGAGAAGATCCAGAACGGCACCGTTGGCGAGGGCCATGTGGTGGTGATCCGCTACGAAGGCCCGCGCGGCGGGCCCGGCATGCGCGAGATGCTCACCCCCACCGGGATGCTCAAGGCGCGCGGACTGGGCGACAAGGCCGCACTCATCACCGATGGCCGCTTCTCCGGGGCCACCTCGGGGCTGTCGGTGGGCCATGTCTCGCCGGAAGCGGCCTCCGGTGGGCCAATCGCGCTGGTGCGGGATGGCGATCCGATCGTCTTTGA
The sequence above is drawn from the Pseudoruegeria sp. SHC-113 genome and encodes:
- the ilvD gene encoding dihydroxy-acid dehydratase; the protein is MKLRSDKVTQGDINTGVRALWRATGTGEGDFGKPIIGIANSFTEMVPGHVHLQPLGRLVAKEIKAAGGVAKEFNTIAVDDGIAMGHEGMMYSLPSRELIADAVEYMANAHAIDALICLSNCDKITPAMLMAANRLNIPTIFVSGGPMESGQMQYRGKLKRIDAIDTIYVAGAADATREEIQTVEENACPTCGSCALMGTANSMNCLTESLGIALPGNGTIVATHTDRKQLFVDAAHRIVAMAKAHYGEGDTSVLPRSICSREGLENAVRVSMAIGGSTNTILHLLAIAQESGVPFTIDDFDRISRETPCLCKVSPTAEEVFIEDMHRAGGVMGVVAELNRAGLLHKDQPTAQGCSIGELAARWDICNPENLEARRLYSAGPGGIRSIAAFSQSSRFGESDGNRETGVIRDADHAFTKEGGLAVLRGNLAPDSCVVKSAGVPEKIMQFRGTAIVTESMEEALEKIQNGTVGEGHVVVIRYEGPRGGPGMREMLTPTGMLKARGLGDKAALITDGRFSGATSGLSVGHVSPEAASGGPIALVRDGDPIVFDIPARSVRLEVSEEELEKRRAEELARGAAAFTPRARVRDVSTSLRIYGLMAASADKGGARDVERLAALEQFAKTL